From a single Lolium rigidum isolate FL_2022 chromosome 7, APGP_CSIRO_Lrig_0.1, whole genome shotgun sequence genomic region:
- the LOC124672497 gene encoding putative F-box/LRR-repeat protein At5g02700, giving the protein MEMLNLMRSRFQVQEKREDRLSGLPADVLHSILGVLPLKDAVRTSALSTRWAHKWLHALAASAVLDFTDRDLVRGQSPAQITATVDRVLAIHGAAPIHVFRVALSPLDELGQNVVVGWVAAALGRGAREVGVDLARRGVLDYAKGRASLLQLPGDLFQVENSLSVLSLGRCSLRDVPPGAAGLAGLTSLSLDRVDVTDDDVRDVVSECRLLEFLSLRSCHLLVSVRVAGERLRGLEIVGCLSMRHLRVAAPALESLAYHGEILYYRDDAYETAPVEFIGKDNTRRNGSDAVTPELRDAYLSHLGLGGYDELIHEFAYSGFLEEVAHARILTLCSVGLLHIEETRIFYELTMYTPNLEEVQLLMDTMSDGDVNRFCGFFGLTEPPLLERLFVRVNILFLVNAIHCRLITSANSRIVLAAPSRRLRGHY; this is encoded by the exons ATGGAGATGTTAAATCTGATGAGGAGCAGGTTTCAGGTGCAAGAAAAGCGGGAG GACCGGCTGAGCGGCCTCCCCGCCGACGTCCTCCACTCCATCCTCGGCGTGCTTCCGCTGAAGGACGCCGTCCGCACCAGCGCCCTCTCCACGAGGTGGGCGCACAAATGGCTCCACGCGCTCGCCGCGTCGGCGGTCCTCGACTTCACCGACCGCGACTTGGTCCGCGGCCAGTCACCGGCGCAGATCACGGCCACGGTGGACCGCGTCCTCGCGATCCACGGCGCGGCGCCCATCCACGTGTTCCGCGTGGCGCTGTCGCCGCTCGACGAGCTCGGGCAGAACGTCGTCGTCGGGTGGGTCGCGGCCGCCCTGGGGAGAGGCGCCAGGGAGGTCGGGGTGGACCTGGCGCGACGGGGCGTCCTAGACTACGCGAAAGGGCGCGCGTCCCTATTGCAGCTTCCCGGGGACCTGTTCCAGGTCGAGAACTCGCTGTCGGTGCTTAGCCTGGGCCGGTGCAGCCTCCGCGACGTCCCTCCCGGGGCGGCGGGGCTCGCCGGCCTGACATCCCTCTCCCTCGACCGCGTCGACGTCACCGACGATGATGTCCGGGACGTGGTCTCGGAGTGCCGGCTGCTCGAGTTCCTGAGCCTGAGGAGCTGCCACCTCCTCGTGTCGGTGAGGGTCGCCGGCGAGAGGCTGCGGGGCCTGGAGATCGTGGGCTGCCTGTCCATGCGCCATCTGCGGGTGGCCGCGCCCGCGCTCGAGTCCTTGGCATACCACGGGGAAATCCTATACTACAGAGACGACGCCTACGAGACTGCTCCCGTCGAGTTCATCGGCAAAGATAACACGAGGAGGAATGGTTCGGATGCGGTCACGCCGGAGCTACGAGACGCGTACCTGTCCCACCTCGGCTTGGGCGGATACGACGAGCTGATTCACGAGTTCGCCTACTCAGGCTTCTTGGAGGAGGTCGCCCATGCCAGGATTTTGACACTTTGCTCCGTGGGCTTACTG CACATCGAAGAAACCCGAATATTTTACGAGCTCACTATGTATACCCCGAACCTAGAAGAAGTGCAGCTGCTTATGGACACCATGAGCGACGGTGATGTCAATCGTTTCTGTGGCTTCTTCGGGCTCACCGAACCGCCCCTCCTCGAGCGACTCTTCGTCCGGGTAAACATCCTTTTCCTCGTCAATGCCATTCATTGTCGCCTCATCACATCAGCGAATTCTCGGATCGTACTTGCAGCTCCCAGCCGCCGCTTGCGAGGACACTACTGA